The Malus domestica chromosome 17, GDT2T_hap1 genome contains the following window.
GTGGATATGATATCTGGAATTTTGAAACCGAACTTGGATGACTAACAGATTACATTTTCTAAAGTAAAGTATTATTTCAACTTTATCATGTTTATTTAGAGTGTTATTTTTCGGATCGGATGCTGTCCGGATGGTTTCATATCGTTTTATTAGGTTTAAACGTTCATAAGGGTTGAGGACATTTGCTtcgaatttattaggtttagaCCGTTTAGTGTTGGGAAATATCCTAAACCGTATTGTGTTGCTGCAGATAAAATTTTGCAGGATGAATGGGATGCTGTTGCTTACAGGGTGCTGGCCTACCTTCTTCTTGGCGTTGTTCGAATATACTCAAAGAAAGTTGAATATCTGTATGATGACTGCAATGAAGTGCTGGTTAAAATCAACAAATTTGTAGTCAGTACAAAAAAGAATGCAGGCCCAGATAAGCTGCGTGCACCTTATTACACTGTTACCCTACCTGATAGGTTTGAACTCGATGCTTTCGATCTGGGGATCCTTGAATTTGAAGAAGTCAGTGGGTAAGCTGTGTAACTCATAAAACTGTGAGGATATTCCTGTATTTAGTATTCATATTTAACATGTGTGATTCCCTTAATTCACAGAGGCAATGTGGTGTCTCATGAAGATATCACACTTAAAGGTATTGTGTCTATGATCCCGAATACTATTTTACTTAGTCTATTTGTATAAGTTTACTTGATTCAGCATGATATGAAACAGATAGTGCATATGGAAGAGGACAATTTTATTCAGGAATGGTACGTCACTTAAAGATTCTAATGCTTATCTTTTTCATGTCATTCATTTTCTTATATAAGAATTAGTTGTTAATGATTGCAAAATTTCCTCATACGCATTTTCAAAGGCTTGATTAATTTGTATTCCGAACATGCATTTGagattgtgtttgtgtttgtgtttgtgcAGTATGATTATGAGGAATTTGATGCCTGCGACACCCCAGTCAAAGAGTATGTAAAATCATTCCAGATGCTGAAATTTTAGATTAGTTTTgcaatattatcctttaatcGTATGTTTGATAAGTATATCTTATTTCAGTGTACTTTCATCTCACTGGTTGGACTTTGACATGGAGCTACGAGCATCGAGTAGTGGAGCCAAGTCAGCACCAGTTATGGAGGAGTTTCATGAGAATAGGCTCTCTCAAGAAGAATGCGTTGACCTAGAAAGATTTTGTGGAGTTGAGGATGAACCTCCAAGACAAGTTAAATCATCTGGTGAAGGTAAAGAAACTAATGGAGAGCAGTTAAAGGTTCCAGATATAGCACTTCTTGGAGATGCTATTCGAGAAGAAGCAAACCTGGCAGAAAAACTTGAAGACCATAGGTTGTCTCATGAAGGTTTGAACCTTGAGACATTCGATGGGACTGAGAGAGAACCTTCCCACCATGTTAGAACATCCAGTGAAGATCATCAGATTGATCGTGAGGAGGTTATGGAACCAGAGTTGGTACAACCAGAAAGTCAGACATGTCCGAGTATAGTACAAGACCATAATCTAATCACTGTAGAAGCTGGCATGGAAAAGTTGCAGAGTTGTACAGTATCTCAAGAAGACTACATGGACATTGATACATTTAATGGGGTGAAGCAACCTAGAGAACTTGTTTGTCCATTTGGTGAAGCAAATCATAATGATGGAGAGCCAAAAAAACTACCCGAGATGATTTCACCAGATAGTAAAGAACGTCAAATTATTATGCAAGAAGATCCAGATCCTCTCTCTGTTTCATGTGATGGAACTCCTGGTGTCAAAATCCCCGATGCAGGTACAACACAGTCAATAAGGGAATTTAATGTTATGTTTCTTATAACTTCTTAATCCTTCAATTCCTATAGTTGTTTTCGTACTGGTAAGGGGCTACTTTTGCACTATAACATACACAGTTGGACATTATTTGGCGTAGTCTGTCACTTTTCGAAGTTCTTTCTTATACTTTGCAATATCTGTGAAATTAAAACCTTCATGTGTTCTTTTGTCCTAAATAAATTTCTCCTAATGCAGGTGTTACTGTACCAAAGTTTATGGTTGTTCATACACCAGCCTCTAAGGAGTTCGCTCGATTttctaagaaaagaaaatgtgtCATGGATGATATGACAGTCCTGCCTAATGAGTACGTGACAATTTACTTCCCCTTTACATGTGTTAGTTGAAGTGTTTCTGTTTCGCGTATTGATAGAAACCTAGGCTATGAATCATTTCTATTTTGTCTAAGATGCCTGCTCAAATGTTAGGAAGAACAATGTGTCAGGGATGGTATGACAGTGCTGTCATTGATGATAAAATCGTTCAGGATGCTTTGGActttaattatgttttaatgGATTATAAGTTGACCATGGACTgtaaatttgaaacaaaaattttTACAGGATAATCAGGAAAAGCATAAATGATGCAAGTGACTTGgtttctaaaagaaaaaaagttccTCAAACTGCCCTTGCTGTCTGGAAAGCCAGTCGAATTGCAAATCTTTGCTGTGATTTCTCAGAGCCATTGATACCTGGTAATTTTCTATCATTATTTACTTTACGGTTCACCAGTTGTCAAATCGTTGCTAACTATATATTTTCAGCTGCTGTTTCACGAGAACTTATATCCCTCGTctgcaaaaagaaattaaagattACAGTACCTGCCAAACCAGTTGCCCCTCCAGAAAAGTTAGACGCTCCCGAATCTCCAAGTGTTGTTAGGTCAGAGCAAATAGAAATTGCACCAGAAACCCCCATTCTTCGCTCACAAGCAATGAAATCATTTGGGAGTCCAAAGAGCCCTGATGCTGCTGATATGGATATCGTAACACCTGAGACATCTGGAAGGGTAGAGAAGGAGGAGCCACCCCTTGACAGTGAGCAAGCTGCACCATCTGGATATGCAGAAGAAGTACCATTTATGGACAGGGATCAGGAACATGATTTCAATTTGTTGAATGAGGTATAGTAATGATTATTGTGTTGTGTTAGTACACCGCATAGCCATCCACCAAACCTTTCTGTTTGTGGTCCTCAAACATCTTTAGTGCACGTAACAAGCTCGCACATACCAAATTAAAAGGGCGGAAACAAGCATGTAGGATATTGATGCTGCCACACGTTATTATGTTGCATCTCATTTGGTTCCAGAATAGAACCAGTTCGTATCTTTCGTTGTTCCCTATTTTTCCTAACTTTTTTAGTTGTATCTTGCCTCAGGACATTGATTCGTACGAAGGAGTTAACCCACAACTGGGTAAGAGCCTCAAATTGATTTCATTAAGCTAAACTTCTGTTTGAGTTGTATATTTTTCTCAATAATTGAACCTTGAAACTTATTTTTGTTGCAGAGGGATTGTCAGCGAGAACAAGGTATGGTGGATCGCCCCCCCGGGGTTAAATTATTCTTGTACAAATTTTTCTTCAACATGTTGAACTTTGTGTATACAGAATTGTCGCAAGGTACTTGCATAGACACTTTCCAAACTGTAAAAATCGAGAAGAGGAGGAAGTGAACTTGTTGGAGGTTTCGGATGGAAGAACTAAGAAAGAAAGTGCAAGGCTGTTTTATGAGCTACTGGTATGATCTCTCTGTACTACATGGTTTAGAATGTTCGTGTCCATAAGCCAGCTTCTTTTCAGTTCTTTTAGAATTCATGAACCGAAATTGTAACTTCCAAACATGCCGATGCAAAACCAAGCGTAGCACATCatcatcttttctttttttttgcaggTGTTGAAAACTCAAGGGTATGTGAATGTGAAGCAAGATGATGCCTATGGTGATATACTGATCTCAAAACGTCAGAAATGGGACCAAACGTGGGGAGACGACGATATGGACAACAGAGGCACCTCGGAAACTATGTACTTGTGTGCGTAGCATACGGAGTCCTGCATACATTGTATATGGTGCAAGTTTTTGTAGTTGTATAGTCCCCTTGCAGCAAGTTTTTAGTTGTAAATTTAGTGTTTTTCGAAGTTTTCGTTGCAAGAATTTTAGATAGAAAGGGTACAGTCGTTGTTGATTCAAGTTTTAAAGCCTTCTGGTGGACTCTCAGCACCCACCATTGAGCATAGTTTTGTTGAATCTCCAATTCTGTAAACCCATCACCAATTTTTCGGATTTTGACAAATAATTGTTAATTCAATAGTTATGTGAATGTGTTCTTAATTCAGCACCAAATTTACTCTGTAAATCACTGCTTGAAGATTGTAACCCAAATCGAAACGGCCTGAACCGTGCCCAGCTAGGAAAAATCTTGAATGATTGTAACAAAAATGGAACCGGTTCGAACCGTGCTTAATCTGAAAAAGATCTTGGGTAGCCGGTTTTTCACTCCATTTATGGAATGAGACCCACTCTCGATCTGTGTTCGGAGCTCGCGGAATAAGGAATCTAGACCATTCAGGGAGAAAAAGATTTGAATCGTTCAACATTTTCTGTTATTGTAAAGTAAGATTGAAATTGAATGATTCGAATCTTTTAATCCGTAGACTCTGAACACAGAGATTCGGAGTGGATCTCAATTCTATTTAGCCTTACACAAACCTTTgtattaaattgaataaatcaaataaaaacaaagatgcgtgagaagaaaaaaaaccggCTTTCATTTTGGGTCCTATGCATTGtccatttgttttttatttttatttttttgagtacatcgatatatttttacactaggggAAAAGGGTATTCGGCTAAGTCATACAATATGCAATTttatttggtatcgaattcgccattcaCGATATTCAAACCTAAAGCCTCTCACCTCCAAGTAAGGAAGAATACCACCAAACAGTAGTACTGAATGACAACGTACATTTGTTTTAAACTGGATGTATAATAAACCGTCAGATCAATCCAACGGCTGATATTAAGCTCCAGCAGCAATAGAGAAAAACCCGGTCGAAGCAACCCAACACCTTGTATTCATTTGCCCAAACCCTATACCTCCGCAGGGTTTTACAGGTccatctctttcttttcttctgagAATTTGAAGTGATTAGATCTTCTCGAGCTTTCTGCTTGTTTGCTTAAATCTTTGATCTGCTTTCCCA
Protein-coding sequences here:
- the LOC103404218 gene encoding sister chromatid cohesion 1 protein 2, encoding MFYSQCLLSRKGPLGAIWVAAYSFKKLKKSQVNQTDISSSVDKILQDEWDAVAYRVLAYLLLGVVRIYSKKVEYLYDDCNEVLVKINKFVVSTKKNAGPDKLRAPYYTVTLPDRFELDAFDLGILEFEEVSGGNVVSHEDITLKDSAYGRGQFYSGMYDYEEFDACDTPVKDVLSSHWLDFDMELRASSSGAKSAPVMEEFHENRLSQEECVDLERFCGVEDEPPRQVKSSGEGKETNGEQLKVPDIALLGDAIREEANLAEKLEDHRLSHEGLNLETFDGTEREPSHHVRTSSEDHQIDREEVMEPELVQPESQTCPSIVQDHNLITVEAGMEKLQSCTVSQEDYMDIDTFNGVKQPRELVCPFGEANHNDGEPKKLPEMISPDSKERQIIMQEDPDPLSVSCDGTPGVKIPDAGVTVPKFMVVHTPASKEFARFSKKRKCVMDDMTVLPNEIIRKSINDASDLVSKRKKVPQTALAVWKASRIANLCCDFSEPLIPAAVSRELISLVCKKKLKITVPAKPVAPPEKLDAPESPSVVRSEQIEIAPETPILRSQAMKSFGSPKSPDAADMDIVTPETSGRVEKEEPPLDSEQAAPSGYAEEVPFMDRDQEHDFNLLNEDIDSYEGVNPQLEGLSARTRIVARYLHRHFPNCKNREEEEVNLLEVSDGRTKKESARLFYELLVLKTQGYVNVKQDDAYGDILISKRQKWDQTWGDDDMDNRGTSETMYLCA